From one Nycticebus coucang isolate mNycCou1 chromosome 14, mNycCou1.pri, whole genome shotgun sequence genomic stretch:
- the C14H11orf98 gene encoding LOW QUALITY PROTEIN: uncharacterized protein C11orf98 homolog (The sequence of the model RefSeq protein was modified relative to this genomic sequence to represent the inferred CDS: deleted 1 base in 1 codon; substituted 1 base at 1 genomic stop codon), with protein sequence MGGPEGKINRPRRELKKKLFNHGWGREGLNREHQLKHQVVGAVIDAGLITSHHLKKXAYQMRRSSARGNITLSRKKRRKLLQQIHLMQKEKAAMEVESPSKPTRTSEAQPKQQKKTKAQQDVDMKDLEDES encoded by the exons ATGGGGGGCCCTGAGGGGAAGATCAATCGGCCCCGAAGGGAACTGAAGAAGAAGCTGTTCAATcac gggtgggggagggaggggttgAATAGGGAGCATCAACTGAAGCACCAGGTGGTTGGGGCTGTGATAGACGCAGGGCTGATCACAAGCCACCATCTCAAGAAGTAGGCTTACCAGATGAGACG GTCCAGTGCACGTGGCAACATTACTCTGTCAAGGAAGAAGCGCAGGAAACTCCTGCAGCAGATCCACCTTATGCAGAAAGAGAAGGCGGCCATGGAAGTGGAGTCTCCTTCAAAGCCAACCAGGACTAGTGAAGCACAACCCAAAcagcaaaagaagacaaaagcCCAGCAGGACGTAGACATGAAGGACCTTGAAGATGAGAGCTAA